In Nonomuraea sp. NBC_00507, the following are encoded in one genomic region:
- a CDS encoding LysR family transcriptional regulator: MIDTRRLRTLRAVADHGTVTAAAAALHLTPSAVSQQLVALEHEVGHRLFTRDGRGVHLTAVGKIMLAHANEVLAQLERAEAEVAAYSAGEVGEVTVACFATAISAVLSPAITVLRDTAPGIQVRVLDAEGDQSLSMLLDSEADLAIAVEYRGAPDASDRRLSRLPLYAEPFDLVLPRDHPLAESATLVSLAAETWIGPYPGNPVHDVITFACQQAGFTPNVTHCSDDFRAVVALVGAGAGVALVPRLALRDMVLPGVVVRQTPGPERRVFAAVRRGADSHPVVRPLLSALRAVAASLGSG; the protein is encoded by the coding sequence GTGATAGATACGCGGCGGCTCCGCACGCTGCGGGCGGTGGCCGACCACGGCACGGTCACCGCCGCGGCGGCCGCCCTGCACCTCACCCCGTCCGCCGTGTCCCAGCAACTCGTCGCGCTGGAGCACGAGGTGGGGCACCGCCTGTTCACGCGGGACGGGCGCGGTGTGCACCTCACCGCCGTGGGCAAGATCATGCTCGCCCACGCCAACGAGGTCCTCGCTCAGCTCGAACGCGCCGAGGCGGAGGTGGCCGCTTACTCGGCGGGCGAAGTCGGCGAGGTCACCGTGGCCTGCTTCGCCACCGCGATCAGCGCCGTGCTCTCCCCCGCCATCACCGTGCTACGCGACACCGCCCCCGGCATCCAGGTACGCGTGCTCGACGCCGAAGGCGACCAGAGCCTGTCCATGCTGCTGGACTCCGAGGCCGACCTGGCGATCGCGGTCGAGTACCGCGGCGCGCCCGACGCCTCCGACCGCCGTCTGTCCCGCCTTCCGCTGTACGCCGAGCCGTTCGACCTGGTGCTCCCACGCGACCATCCCCTGGCCGAGTCGGCAACGCTGGTGTCCTTGGCCGCCGAGACCTGGATCGGGCCCTATCCGGGCAATCCTGTGCACGACGTGATCACGTTCGCGTGCCAGCAGGCGGGTTTCACGCCGAACGTCACGCACTGCTCCGACGACTTCCGCGCCGTGGTCGCCCTGGTCGGCGCGGGCGCGGGGGTGGCGCTGGTGCCGCGGCTGGCCCTGCGCGACATGGTGCTGCCCGGTGTCGTGGTGCGTCAGACGCCGGGGCCGGAGCGCCGGGTCTTCGCCGCCGTACGCAGGGGAGCGGACTCCCATCCCGTCGTACGGCCCCTGTTGTCCGCCCTCCGCGCGGTGGCGGCGTCACTCGGATCGGGATGA
- a CDS encoding glycine C-acetyltransferase, which yields MFTHVREQLRTTLDEITEAGLLKPERVLTTPQSAQVSVAGREVLNFCANNYLGLADNPEVIEAAKEALDRWGFGMASVRFICGTQEVHKELETRLSDFLGMEDTVLYSSCFDANGGVFETLLDAQDAVISDALNHASIIDGIRLSKAQRFRYANRDMAELEARLKEAAEARRRLIVTDGVFSMDGYVAPLQEICDLADRYDAMVMVDDSHAVGFVGPTGRGTPELHGVTDRIDIITGTLGKALGGASGGYVSARKEICELLRQRSRPYLFSNSLAPVIASASLRILDLLETSNDARERLRANTARFRSEMTKAGFDILPGDHPIVPVMIGDAAKAAAMADRLLDLGIYVIGFSYPVVPHGQARIRVQLSAAHSEADVERAIQAFIQARG from the coding sequence ATGTTCACTCATGTGCGCGAGCAGCTGCGTACAACGCTCGACGAGATCACCGAGGCCGGGCTGCTCAAGCCCGAACGTGTGCTCACCACCCCGCAGAGCGCCCAGGTCAGCGTGGCCGGGCGCGAGGTGCTGAACTTCTGCGCCAACAACTACCTGGGCCTGGCCGACAACCCTGAGGTGATCGAGGCGGCCAAGGAGGCACTGGACCGGTGGGGGTTCGGCATGGCCTCCGTGCGGTTCATCTGCGGCACCCAGGAGGTGCACAAGGAGCTCGAAACGCGCCTGTCGGACTTCCTCGGCATGGAAGACACGGTTCTCTACAGTTCATGTTTCGACGCGAACGGCGGCGTGTTCGAGACCCTGCTGGACGCCCAGGACGCGGTGATCTCGGACGCGCTCAACCACGCCAGCATCATCGACGGCATCAGGCTCTCCAAGGCCCAGCGATTCCGGTACGCCAACCGCGACATGGCCGAGCTCGAGGCCAGGCTGAAGGAGGCGGCGGAGGCGCGGCGGCGGTTGATCGTGACCGACGGTGTGTTCTCCATGGACGGATATGTCGCGCCGTTGCAGGAAATCTGCGACCTGGCCGACCGGTACGACGCCATGGTCATGGTCGACGACTCCCACGCCGTCGGCTTCGTCGGCCCGACCGGCCGCGGCACGCCGGAGCTCCACGGCGTCACCGACCGGATCGACATCATCACCGGCACGCTCGGCAAGGCACTGGGCGGGGCCAGCGGCGGCTACGTGTCGGCCCGCAAGGAGATCTGCGAGCTGCTGCGCCAGCGCTCCCGGCCGTACCTGTTCTCCAACTCGCTCGCGCCCGTCATCGCCTCCGCCTCGCTCCGCATCCTCGACCTGCTGGAGACCTCGAACGACGCCCGCGAGCGGCTACGCGCCAACACCGCGCGCTTCCGCAGCGAGATGACCAAGGCTGGGTTCGACATCCTGCCCGGTGACCACCCGATCGTGCCTGTGATGATCGGGGACGCCGCCAAGGCCGCCGCCATGGCCGACCGCCTGCTCGATCTGGGGATCTACGTGATCGGCTTCTCGTACCCGGTGGTGCCGCACGGCCAGGCCAGGATCCGCGTCCAGCTGTCGGCCGCTCACTCCGAGGCGGACGTCGAGCGCGCCATCCAGGCGTTCATCCAGGCCCGCGGCTGA
- the tdh gene encoding L-threonine 3-dehydrogenase, translating to MKALVKEKAEPGLWLVDVPEPEVGPGEVKIRVLRTGICGTDLHIRKFDDWARHTLKLPLIVGHEFSGHVVEVAPGAEDIAVGDLVSGEGHLVCGKCRNCMAGRRHLCRNTVGLGVNRNGAFAEYVTLPASNVWVHRVPVHPDVAAIFDPFGNAVHTALSFPLVGEDVLITGAGPIGLMAAAVATHVGARNVMITDVSDERLDLAGKLGVSLALNVTRSSIEEGMRQLHMREGFDVGLEMSGNPAAVRDMIAHMTHGGKIAMLGLPAEEFAVDWATIVTSMITIKGVYGREMFETWYNMSVLLEKGLDLTPVITDRFSYEDFDAAFDTAASGRTGKVILDWSGGARPERARNEPTEAEAAATISRSR from the coding sequence ATGAAAGCGCTGGTCAAGGAGAAGGCCGAGCCTGGCCTGTGGCTTGTCGACGTGCCCGAGCCGGAGGTGGGACCGGGTGAGGTGAAGATCCGGGTCCTGCGGACCGGGATCTGCGGCACCGACCTGCATATCCGGAAATTTGATGACTGGGCCCGGCACACCCTGAAGCTCCCCCTCATCGTCGGGCATGAGTTCTCCGGCCACGTGGTGGAGGTGGCGCCGGGCGCCGAGGACATCGCGGTCGGCGATCTCGTCAGCGGCGAAGGGCACCTGGTCTGCGGCAAGTGCCGTAACTGCATGGCGGGGCGCCGGCACCTGTGCCGCAACACGGTCGGCCTCGGCGTCAACAGGAACGGCGCCTTCGCCGAGTACGTCACGCTGCCCGCCTCCAACGTCTGGGTGCACCGGGTCCCCGTCCACCCCGACGTGGCGGCCATCTTCGACCCGTTCGGCAACGCCGTCCACACCGCCCTCTCCTTCCCCCTGGTCGGCGAGGACGTGCTGATCACCGGGGCCGGGCCGATCGGGCTGATGGCGGCGGCCGTGGCCACGCACGTGGGCGCGCGCAACGTGATGATCACCGATGTCAGCGACGAGCGCCTGGATCTGGCGGGCAAACTCGGCGTTTCCCTCGCGCTGAACGTCACCAGGTCCTCCATCGAGGAGGGCATGCGGCAGCTGCACATGCGCGAGGGCTTCGACGTGGGTCTGGAGATGTCCGGCAACCCGGCGGCGGTCCGCGACATGATCGCCCACATGACACACGGCGGGAAGATCGCCATGCTCGGGCTGCCGGCCGAGGAGTTCGCCGTCGACTGGGCCACCATCGTGACGTCGATGATCACGATCAAGGGGGTCTATGGCCGGGAGATGTTCGAGACCTGGTACAACATGTCGGTCCTGCTGGAGAAGGGCCTCGACCTGACTCCCGTGATCACGGACCGGTTCTCGTACGAAGACTTCGACGCCGCCTTCGACACGGCCGCCAGCGGTCGCACGGGCAAGGTCATCTTGGACTGGAGCGGAGGAGCTCGGCCGGAGAGAGCAAGGAACGAGCCAACGGAGGCCGAAGCGGCCGCGACCATAAGCAGGAGTCGTTGA
- a CDS encoding Gfo/Idh/MocA family protein, producing the protein MEDLRIGVIGLGLRASLALAAHRPGKGSIVTALCDSDPAVLKRQAGRFEAKFLAGDYRELLDRRDLDAVIVNTPDDTHERIAIDCLQAGKAVYLEKPMAITVEGCDNILHAARETGTRLYVGHNMRHMGVVRLMRDIILKGVIGEPKTVWVRHFVSYGGDFYFKDWHADRTRTTGLLLQKAAHDLDVIHWLAGGYTTRVNALGDLMLYGDLPRRAPGTPRPDGWLQEYDWPPTARRDLHHVVDVEDVSVMNMRLDNGVIAAYQQCHFSPDYVRNYTVIGTEGRLENFGDGPGDTVKVWNTGPTGYRDDCDITYKVPPATGSHGGADVEIVAEFCRFARDGGVTDTSPVAARMSVAAGYMATMSLRDGGMPYDVPSLDPELAAYFDAGQG; encoded by the coding sequence GTGGAAGACCTGCGTATCGGAGTCATCGGCCTCGGCCTGCGGGCGAGCCTCGCCTTGGCCGCGCATCGGCCGGGCAAGGGCTCGATCGTGACCGCCTTGTGCGACTCCGACCCGGCGGTGCTCAAGAGGCAGGCGGGGAGATTCGAGGCCAAGTTCCTGGCCGGCGACTACCGGGAGTTACTCGACCGCCGCGACCTCGACGCGGTCATCGTCAACACCCCCGACGACACCCACGAGCGCATCGCCATCGACTGCCTCCAGGCCGGCAAAGCCGTCTACCTGGAGAAGCCGATGGCGATCACCGTGGAGGGCTGCGACAACATCCTGCACGCCGCCCGCGAGACCGGCACGCGCCTGTATGTGGGGCACAACATGCGACATATGGGCGTGGTCCGGCTCATGCGCGACATCATCCTCAAGGGCGTCATCGGCGAGCCGAAGACCGTCTGGGTGCGCCACTTCGTCTCGTACGGCGGGGACTTCTACTTCAAGGATTGGCACGCGGACCGCACCCGCACCACGGGTCTCCTGCTGCAGAAGGCGGCGCACGACCTCGACGTGATCCACTGGCTCGCGGGCGGCTACACCACCCGGGTGAACGCGCTGGGCGACCTCATGCTCTACGGCGACCTGCCGCGCCGCGCACCCGGCACCCCGCGCCCCGACGGCTGGCTCCAGGAGTACGACTGGCCGCCGACCGCGCGCCGCGACCTGCACCACGTCGTCGACGTCGAGGACGTGTCGGTGATGAACATGCGCCTGGACAATGGCGTCATCGCCGCCTACCAGCAGTGCCACTTCTCGCCCGACTACGTGCGCAACTACACGGTCATCGGTACGGAGGGGCGGCTGGAGAACTTCGGCGACGGGCCCGGTGACACGGTCAAGGTGTGGAACACCGGGCCCACGGGCTACAGGGATGACTGCGACATCACGTACAAGGTGCCTCCGGCCACGGGGTCGCACGGGGGCGCGGACGTCGAGATCGTGGCGGAGTTCTGCAGGTTCGCCCGGGACGGGGGAGTGACGGACACCTCTCCGGTGGCGGCCAGGATGAGCGTGGCGGCCGGTTATATGGCCACGATGTCGTTGCGGGATGGGGGGATGCCGTACGACGTGCCGTCCCTGGATCCGGAGCTGGCCGCCTACTTCGATGCCGGGCAGGGTTGA
- a CDS encoding nucleotidyl transferase AbiEii/AbiGii toxin family protein — translation MRIPDWHARAIEDVVPFLNRHGLLLVGGYSMQAHGIVDRPSADLDFAYAVSDVPCARLAGMLATEYEQHGYTAKVSPGPLISRLEVGAGWFPEGETLDVDVIQRPSHTLDLAGAPVEIEIRPGSRVQTVSREDAVGQKMVAVLSRFAPRDYIDIHGVADTYSFAELEALGAARLKDRDTTELLDLLATIRLPRAARLATADLEPYGLGEPEATELRVWIAAWRDDLGRRLVMSQSREPDKSTGQ, via the coding sequence ATGCGGATCCCCGACTGGCACGCCCGGGCCATTGAAGACGTGGTGCCTTTCCTGAACCGCCATGGACTACTCCTGGTCGGTGGATACAGCATGCAGGCACACGGCATCGTCGATCGCCCATCCGCCGATCTCGACTTCGCCTACGCGGTGTCTGACGTGCCGTGCGCGCGGCTGGCGGGCATGCTCGCGACGGAATACGAGCAGCACGGCTATACGGCGAAGGTGTCGCCTGGCCCGCTGATCTCGCGGCTGGAGGTCGGCGCCGGTTGGTTCCCCGAGGGCGAGACACTTGACGTCGACGTCATCCAGCGCCCTAGCCACACGCTGGACCTCGCGGGGGCGCCGGTGGAGATCGAGATCAGGCCCGGCAGTCGCGTCCAGACGGTCTCGCGCGAAGACGCCGTTGGGCAGAAGATGGTGGCGGTCCTGTCCCGGTTCGCCCCGCGCGACTACATCGACATCCACGGCGTCGCCGACACTTACTCCTTCGCGGAGCTGGAGGCTCTCGGTGCCGCACGCCTCAAAGATCGCGACACGACCGAGTTGCTGGACCTCCTGGCCACGATCAGGTTGCCACGTGCGGCGCGGCTCGCGACCGCTGACCTTGAACCCTACGGACTCGGGGAGCCCGAGGCTACGGAGCTGCGGGTGTGGATCGCCGCCTGGCGGGACGACCTTGGGCGTCGCCTGGTTATGTCGCAGTCGCGGGAACCCGATAAATCGACCGGACAGTAG
- a CDS encoding RNA polymerase sigma factor, which produces MSLRARIRGGDKAAFGELFDECAKAVYNHAIRLTANWSMAEDVTALTFLEAWRLRGKIDAEGGSLRPWLLGIATNVARNMRRAARRHDDALARLPRGEGVPDFAEEVVSRIDDAERLAAVRQAYGKLRRAEQDVFALCVWAGLDYAQAAEALGIPVGTVRSRLSRARKKLAGAGEPPPARGQVVGDGGPEKEEIR; this is translated from the coding sequence ATGTCATTACGGGCCCGGATACGGGGCGGGGATAAAGCCGCGTTCGGTGAGCTCTTCGACGAGTGCGCGAAAGCCGTCTACAACCACGCCATCCGCTTGACCGCCAACTGGTCCATGGCCGAGGACGTGACGGCGCTGACGTTCCTGGAAGCGTGGCGGCTGCGAGGCAAGATCGACGCCGAGGGCGGCTCGCTGCGGCCCTGGCTGCTCGGCATCGCCACCAACGTCGCCCGCAACATGCGCCGGGCCGCCCGTCGGCATGACGACGCGCTGGCCCGGCTGCCCAGGGGCGAGGGAGTGCCGGACTTCGCCGAGGAGGTCGTAAGCCGCATCGACGACGCCGAACGGCTGGCGGCGGTGCGGCAGGCGTACGGCAAGCTTCGCCGCGCGGAGCAGGACGTGTTCGCGCTCTGCGTGTGGGCGGGGCTCGACTACGCGCAGGCTGCCGAGGCACTCGGCATCCCGGTAGGCACGGTCAGGTCCAGGCTCTCACGGGCCCGCAAGAAACTCGCCGGCGCCGGGGAACCGCCTCCGGCGAGGGGACAGGTAGTAGGTGACGGAGGCCCCGAGAAGGAGGAGATCCGATGA
- a CDS encoding SPFH domain-containing protein: MDALLLVGLFVILFAVVTVLKAVRIVPQARAANVERLGRYHRTLKPGLNFVIPYIDRVYPKLDLREQVVSFRPQPVITEDNLVVEIDTVLYFQITDPRAAAYEIANYIQGVEQLTVTTLRNVVGSMDLEKTLTSRDTINSQLRGVLDEATGKWGLRVNRVEIKAIDPPKTIKDAMEKQMRAERDKRAAILNAEGQRQSQILTAEGDKQSRILRAEGGRTAAILEAEGQSRAIDQVFQAVHRNDPDPKLLAYQYLQMLPQLAQGPGNTFWVIPSEVTSALQGVSKAFTEALPQSAATREEAPESSAAEEEAARAAEAAAEAVADAQEAESPNGPRQLTQGVQEPSPFPDLEREKKETER; encoded by the coding sequence ATGGATGCGCTCTTGCTGGTCGGACTGTTCGTCATCCTCTTCGCCGTGGTCACCGTGCTCAAAGCCGTGCGGATCGTCCCACAGGCCCGGGCGGCCAACGTCGAGCGCCTCGGCCGTTACCATCGCACGCTCAAGCCCGGCCTCAACTTCGTGATCCCGTACATCGACCGCGTCTATCCCAAGCTCGATCTACGTGAGCAGGTCGTGTCCTTCCGTCCGCAGCCGGTCATCACCGAGGACAACCTGGTCGTCGAGATCGACACGGTCCTCTACTTCCAGATCACCGACCCGCGGGCGGCGGCGTACGAGATCGCCAACTACATTCAGGGTGTCGAGCAGCTCACCGTCACCACGCTGCGTAACGTCGTCGGCTCCATGGACCTGGAGAAGACCCTGACCTCGCGCGACACCATCAACAGCCAGCTTCGCGGCGTCCTCGACGAGGCCACCGGCAAGTGGGGGCTGCGCGTCAACCGGGTCGAGATCAAGGCCATCGACCCGCCCAAGACCATCAAGGACGCGATGGAGAAGCAGATGCGGGCCGAGCGTGACAAGCGGGCCGCGATCCTCAACGCCGAAGGCCAGCGCCAGTCGCAGATCCTCACGGCGGAGGGCGACAAGCAGAGCCGCATCCTTCGCGCCGAAGGCGGCCGCACCGCGGCCATCCTGGAGGCCGAGGGCCAGTCGCGCGCCATCGACCAAGTCTTCCAGGCCGTGCACCGCAACGACCCGGACCCGAAGCTGCTGGCGTACCAATACCTGCAGATGCTGCCGCAGCTGGCGCAGGGTCCGGGCAACACGTTCTGGGTGATCCCGAGCGAGGTCACCTCGGCGCTGCAGGGTGTCTCGAAGGCGTTCACCGAGGCGCTGCCGCAGTCAGCGGCCACGCGGGAGGAGGCCCCGGAGAGCTCGGCCGCCGAGGAGGAGGCCGCCAGGGCGGCGGAGGCCGCGGCTGAGGCGGTCGCCGACGCTCAGGAGGCGGAGAGCCCGAACGGGCCGCGCCAGCTCACCCAGGGCGTCCAGGAACCTTCCCCGTTCCCCGACCTGGAGCGGGAGAAGAAGGAGACCGAGCGCTGA
- a CDS encoding NfeD family protein yields MDEWIIWVILAVVLGVAELFTFTAALGLLGAAALLTAATAAIGLPVPLQLLFFAASSAAGLIVIRPLAMRHIRQPQLQRFGVEALVGKPAYVVSEVTGRDGRVRVGGEEWSARAYDETLVIPAGATVDIIEIEGATALVYPRE; encoded by the coding sequence ATGGATGAATGGATCATCTGGGTAATCCTCGCGGTCGTGCTCGGCGTGGCCGAGTTGTTCACCTTCACGGCCGCGCTGGGACTCCTCGGCGCCGCGGCTCTCCTCACCGCCGCGACCGCCGCCATCGGATTGCCCGTTCCCCTGCAGTTACTGTTCTTCGCGGCCTCGTCAGCAGCCGGTCTGATCGTGATCAGGCCGCTGGCGATGCGTCATATCAGGCAGCCTCAGCTGCAGCGGTTCGGCGTCGAAGCACTCGTCGGCAAACCCGCCTACGTCGTGTCGGAGGTAACCGGCCGCGACGGACGGGTACGCGTCGGGGGCGAGGAATGGTCGGCGCGTGCCTACGACGAAACCCTGGTGATTCCCGCGGGGGCGACCGTCGACATCATCGAGATCGAGGGCGCGACAGCCCTCGTATATCCCCGGGAGTGA